One genomic region from Gadus morhua chromosome 9, gadMor3.0, whole genome shotgun sequence encodes:
- the mterf2 gene encoding transcription termination factor 2, mitochondrial — translation MWRLITSLCLRHPRGTAIQIHERLCTTQRAEENRHTVEALYLLSVDIQKVRKLKCWILYQTPTYVNEVAELMREMGASGSIVAGVLTQYPEAVLCHPEQMQAQRDLWLSVCPNHRELVGVIEKFPASFFTCASHHANQRANITYFRQLNLNKRIITKLMSGAPMSFSRPVDDNKKMIHTLQAAYLELGGKDTNVKIWLQKLLSQNPFVLLKDPELLRHNFHFLTRKGFTTSELLGLLSKLRGFVTELNPDAMQRTLAFSQRTLGCSDDQLRHVVLDCPALLYHSEVVLAQRFQGLSAVGISAAQILQAPTILELTTEIVNHRVQSLRSHGYDIQTGGLAALCGTKKDFEASYGRLQLRRERPMFNPVAPLRTDD, via the coding sequence ATGTGGAGGCTGATCACATCCCTGTGCCTACGGCATCCGCGAGGTACAGCGATTCAAATACATGAGCGGCTATGCACCACGCAACGTGCAGAAGAGAACCGGCATACAGTGGAAGCGCTATATCTACTGTCCGTAGACATCCAGAAGGTCAGAAAACTGAAGTGCTGGATCCTGTATCAAACCCCCACTTATGTTAATGAGGTAGCCGAGCTGATGAGGGAAATGGGGGCTTCTGGCTCTATAGTTGCTGGGGTTCTAACTCAGTACCCCGAGGCGGTCCTCTGCCACCCTGAGCAAATGCAGGCTCAGCGGGAcctgtggttgtctgtgtgtccaaACCACAGAGAACTTGTTGGCGTCATTGAAAAATTCCCTGCCTCCTTTTTCACCTGTGCCAGCCACCACGCCAATCAGCGTGCCAACATAACATACTTCCGCCAATTGAACCTCAACAAGCGCATCATCACGAAGCTGATGTCTGGGGCTCCCATGAGCTTCAGCCGACCAGTAGACGACAACAAAAAGATGATCCACACCCTCCAGGCAGCCTACCTGGAGCTGGGCGGAAAGGACACCAACGTGAAAATCTGGCTCCAGAAGCTGCTGAGCCAGAACCCGTTCGTCCTCCTCAAAGACCCGGAGCTGCTGAGGCACAACTTCCACTTCCTGACCCGGAAAGGCTTCACCACCTCCGAGCTGCTGGGCCTCCTCTCCAAGCTCAGGGGCTTCGTCACGGAGCTGAACCCCGACGCCATGCAGCGCACCCTGGCCTTCTCGCAGCGCACCCTGGGCTGCTCCGACGACCAGCTCCGGCACGTGGTCCTGGACTGCCCGGCGCTGCTGTACCACTCGGAGGTGGTGCTGGCGCAGCGCTTCCAGGGGCTGTCTGCGGTGGGCATCAGCGCGGCCCAGATCTTACAGGCTCCCACCATCCTGGAGCTCACCACGGAGATTGTGAACCACCGCGTGCAGAGCCTGAGGTCGCACGGCTACGACATCCAGACCGGGGGGCTGGCGGCTCTCTGTGGCACCAAGAAGGACTTTGAGGCGAGCTACGGGAGGCTGCAGCTACGCAGAGAGAGGCCGATGTTTAACCCCGTCGCCCCTTTGAGGACGGACGACTGA
- the zgc:153031 gene encoding dihydrofolate reductase isoform X1, with translation MSLQKKPVRLIAAACNDLGIGKNGKLPWSLPNEFKYYLNNLSRVSRPGMFNLVVWGRLNWFSQEEFLKENVIHVVLSKTLGVVPDNAQYLREDLEGAIRLAASPPLSDIIETIWVVGGTGVYKESLMHPWCDLIYLTDVMANIDCDVFFPNFDRQIFKKQDRFPGVPSEIQEENGVKYKYEVYKKDIHHQDKLM, from the exons ATGAGTCTACAGAAGAAACCCGTTCGTCTCATCGCGGCAGCATGCAATGATTTGGGAATCGGAAAGAATGGAAAGCTGCCTTGGAGTTTACC GAACGAGTTCAAGTACTATTTGAACAACCTCAGTCGAGTCTCACGTCCAG GAATGTTCAATTTGGTGGTGTGGGGAAGACTGAACTGGTTCTCACAAGAGGAATTTCTCAAAGAGAATGTTATACATGTGGTTTTGAGTAAAACCTTAGG CGTTGTTCCAGATAACGCACAGTACCTACGAGAGGACCTCGAGGGGGCTATTCGTCTGgccgcctcccctcccctcagtgACATCATAGAAACCATCTGGGTCGTCGGCGGCACCGGGGTCTACAAG GAGAGCCTGATGCACCCATGGTGTGACCTGATATACCTCACGGATGTCATGGCCAACATTGACTGTGATGTTTTCTTCCCCAATTTTGACAGACAGatatttaaaaagcaagacag ATTTCCTGGCGTGCCGAGTGAAATCCAAGAAGAGAATGGGGTCAAATACAAGTATGAAGTTTATAAGAAAGACATTCACCATCAAGATAAGCTGatgtaa
- the zgc:153031 gene encoding dihydrofolate reductase isoform X3 → MAGRQGLDYRNEFKYYLNNLSRVSRPGMFNLVVWGRLNWFSQEEFLKENVIHVVLSKTLGVVPDNAQYLREDLEGAIRLAASPPLSDIIETIWVVGGTGVYKESLMHPWCDLIYLTDVMANIDCDVFFPNFDRQIFKKQDRFPGVPSEIQEENGVKYKYEVYKKDIHHQDKLM, encoded by the exons ATGGCAGGTCGACAGGGTCTAGACTATAG GAACGAGTTCAAGTACTATTTGAACAACCTCAGTCGAGTCTCACGTCCAG GAATGTTCAATTTGGTGGTGTGGGGAAGACTGAACTGGTTCTCACAAGAGGAATTTCTCAAAGAGAATGTTATACATGTGGTTTTGAGTAAAACCTTAGG CGTTGTTCCAGATAACGCACAGTACCTACGAGAGGACCTCGAGGGGGCTATTCGTCTGgccgcctcccctcccctcagtgACATCATAGAAACCATCTGGGTCGTCGGCGGCACCGGGGTCTACAAG GAGAGCCTGATGCACCCATGGTGTGACCTGATATACCTCACGGATGTCATGGCCAACATTGACTGTGATGTTTTCTTCCCCAATTTTGACAGACAGatatttaaaaagcaagacag ATTTCCTGGCGTGCCGAGTGAAATCCAAGAAGAGAATGGGGTCAAATACAAGTATGAAGTTTATAAGAAAGACATTCACCATCAAGATAAGCTGatgtaa
- the zgc:153031 gene encoding dihydrofolate reductase isoform X2 produces MKAMPASVSIQGVRKGLHQAKRGQEAPAIRNEFKYYLNNLSRVSRPGMFNLVVWGRLNWFSQEEFLKENVIHVVLSKTLGVVPDNAQYLREDLEGAIRLAASPPLSDIIETIWVVGGTGVYKESLMHPWCDLIYLTDVMANIDCDVFFPNFDRQIFKKQDRFPGVPSEIQEENGVKYKYEVYKKDIHHQDKLM; encoded by the exons ATGAAAGCAATGCCTGCATCTGTCTCCATTCAGGGGGTACGTAAAGGGCTACATCAGGCCAAGAGAGGACAAGAGGCACCGGCGATAAG GAACGAGTTCAAGTACTATTTGAACAACCTCAGTCGAGTCTCACGTCCAG GAATGTTCAATTTGGTGGTGTGGGGAAGACTGAACTGGTTCTCACAAGAGGAATTTCTCAAAGAGAATGTTATACATGTGGTTTTGAGTAAAACCTTAGG CGTTGTTCCAGATAACGCACAGTACCTACGAGAGGACCTCGAGGGGGCTATTCGTCTGgccgcctcccctcccctcagtgACATCATAGAAACCATCTGGGTCGTCGGCGGCACCGGGGTCTACAAG GAGAGCCTGATGCACCCATGGTGTGACCTGATATACCTCACGGATGTCATGGCCAACATTGACTGTGATGTTTTCTTCCCCAATTTTGACAGACAGatatttaaaaagcaagacag ATTTCCTGGCGTGCCGAGTGAAATCCAAGAAGAGAATGGGGTCAAATACAAGTATGAAGTTTATAAGAAAGACATTCACCATCAAGATAAGCTGatgtaa